The DNA window GCTCTGGTTTAAGTCGCATTCGCCAGGTGTGCTTCGATCTTCCCAAGGTAGGCACTTTTGGATTGCGCCCCAATCATAGTTTCTACTGCTTCACCCTCTTTGAAAAGAATCACTGTTGGAATGGACATCACTCGGAATCCCATTGCCGTTTGTTGATTATCGTCAACATTCAACTTACCGACTTTGATCTGCCCTGCAAAATCATTCGCTATGTCTTCAATGATGGGTCCCACCAACCTGCATGGACCACACCAGGGGGCCCAAAAATCCACTAGCGCAAGGCCTGACTTAGTTTCTTCGGCGAAATTACTGTCAGTAAATACAAACGTGTTTTCAGCCATTATGCCTCCAAAACTAAATTACCTTGAGGTGGTCAAGTGTAATGTTTCGCAGTCTACGTAAGCGGATAAAGCCTAAAGCTTTTATCCGCGTCCAACCAATCTCAGCAGTTAAGATCTTCCCATTTTAAGAGAATGTGTCCTCCGAGATCCTATTTATCAATCTCGCCGATGTTGTCCGTAACCCCAATGCCTAAATCTAAATTAGGTCCTCGCCTACCCCAGACCTGAAATTGGGTTTGATCGTCGCCTCTTCCGACCTTTGGTGGTCGTAAACCCAGGGCACGATGACCTCCTTTTACGGCTGATCTTACGAGAGC is part of the Trueperaceae bacterium genome and encodes:
- the trxA gene encoding thioredoxin is translated as MAENTFVFTDSNFAEETKSGLALVDFWAPWCGPCRLVGPIIEDIANDFAGQIKVGKLNVDDNQQTAMGFRVMSIPTVILFKEGEAVETMIGAQSKSAYLGKIEAHLANAT